Part of the Labrenzia sp. PHM005 genome is shown below.
TTGACTTTGACCAGGATCGAGTTGGCGACACCCATGTCGATACCCTTGCGCAAGCGCGTGGAATTCGTCACGAACAAATCATCGCCAACCAGCTGGCATTTGGTGCCGAAGAGGTCTGTGGCAGCTTTCCAACCGGCCCAGTCATCTTCCGCAAGACCATCTTCAATGGAAATGATCGGATACCGGTTGACCAGATCTTCCAGGTATTTGGCCATTTCGTCCGGGCTCAGGGTTTTGCCCTCGCCTTCCAGAACGTACTTGCCATCCTTGAAGAATTCGGTGGACGCTGCATCCAGCGCCAGGAACATGTCTTCGCCCGGCTTGTAACCTGCGCTTTCGATCGCCTTCATAACAAAGCCGATGGCGTCATCGGTCGAAGCAAGGTTCGGAGCAAATCCGCCTTCATCGCCAACGTTGGTGTTGTAACCAGCAGCAGACAAAGCCTTTTTAAGCGTATGGAAGACTTCGGAGCCCATGCGCACAGCTTCGCTGAGGCTTTCCGCGCCCACCGGCATGATCATGAATTCCTGGAAATCGATCGGGTTGTCGGCATGCTCGCCGCCGTTGATGATGTTCATCATCGGAACCGGCAAGGTCCGCGCGGACGTACCACCAACATACCGGTAGAGCGGCAAGCCCGAGGCTTGCGCAGCAGCACGGGAAACCGCCAGAGAAACGCCGAGAATAGCGTTTGCGCCGAGGCGGGCCTTGTTATCCGTGCCGTCAAGATCGATCATCGCTTGGTCAATCTGCAGCTGGTCTTCTGCTTCCAAGCCCCCGA
Proteins encoded:
- the eno gene encoding phosphopyruvate hydratase, producing the protein MTAIIDITGRQIFDSRGNPTVEVDVFLEDGSFGRAAVPSGASTGAHEAVELRDGGDRYMGKGVQNAVDAVNGEIFETIGGLEAEDQLQIDQAMIDLDGTDNKARLGANAILGVSLAVSRAAAQASGLPLYRYVGGTSARTLPVPMMNIINGGEHADNPIDFQEFMIMPVGAESLSEAVRMGSEVFHTLKKALSAAGYNTNVGDEGGFAPNLASTDDAIGFVMKAIESAGYKPGEDMFLALDAASTEFFKDGKYVLEGEGKTLSPDEMAKYLEDLVNRYPIISIEDGLAEDDWAGWKAATDLFGTKCQLVGDDLFVTNSTRLRKGIDMGVANSILVKVNQIGTLSETLDAVETAHKASYTAVMSHRSGETEDATIADLAVATNCGQIKTGSLARSDRLAKYNQLIRIEEELGPQAIYAGRSILKG